A region from the Aphis gossypii isolate Hap1 chromosome 1, ASM2018417v2, whole genome shotgun sequence genome encodes:
- the LOC114130476 gene encoding NADPH-dependent diflavin oxidoreductase 1 has translation MDNVRRLLILYGSQTGCAQEVAERIWRESKWLHYSGPVIAIDDYPVEKLIFEKKIIFVCSTTGQGDQPDNMKTTWKFLLRKNLPSNSLTNVEFAVLGLGDSSYVKFNHVAKKLYRRLIQLGGKPLCDIGLADDQHDIGAFAVIDPWIDNLWNVLIEKHPLTNGLMPIDRNSLPPPKWNVQCLSSNISIHINDKLPNNDLLKPNSTIVTCLSNTRTTAENHFQDVRLLKFEYSENSINYSPGDVLMVRPVNSEISVNTFFKLLNDNKNMKLSPTTILNVTQCSDDMPIPYNLSKQFTLYQCAKYYWDLNIIPNRYTFQLLSYFTDNELEKEKLKEFTTPEGQEELYSYCNRPRRTILEVLADFPHATANLSLEYLFEIFSPIRPRAFSIASAPSVHKNEIHLLVAVVTYKTKLLAKRIGLCSTWLASLNIGDKIPVWIQKGTFQFPYSQSCNVIMIGPGTGVAPFRSFVHEAVTNKCGNAKTLHLYFGARNRLKDFHCVNDWEKLVADKKLSLFTAFSRDQDHKIYVQHILEQNEEELFKLLSNKECYVFVAGNAKDMPTAVKNVFINILTKNKHLNTIDMMETKGFYQTETWS, from the exons ATGGACAACGTTCGTCGACTTCTGATATTGTATGGTAGTCAAACTGGATGTGCTCAGGAAGTTGCTGAAAGAATCTGGAGGGAATCAAAATG gtTGCATTATAGTGGACCTGTTATTGCAATTGATGACTATCccgttgaaaaattaatttttgaaaaaaaaattatttttgtttgttcaaCTACTGGACAAGGTGATCAACCAGATAATATGAAAACTACTTGGAAATTTTtactaagaaaaaatttacCTTCCAATTCTTTAACTAATGTTGA GTTTGCTGTGTTGGGTTTGGGAGATAGCTCATATGTAAAATTCAATCATGTTGCTAAAAAACTGTACAGAAGGCTTATACAATTAGGAGGAAAACCATTATGTGATATCGGGTTAGCTGATGACCAACATGATATTGGAGCGTTTGCTGTTATTGATCCGTGGATTGATAATTTGTGGaatgtattaattgaaaaacatcCACTTACAAATGGATTAATGCCTATAGACCGAAATTCATTACCACCaccaaa gtgGAATGTACAATgtttaagttcaaatatttctaTCCATATAAATGATAAGTTGCCCAATAACGACCTATTAAAACCAAATTCAACAATAGTCACTTGTTTATCAAATACGAGAACAACAGCTGAAAatcattttcaa GATGTACGattgttaaaatttgagtactcagaaaatagtattaactattcGCCTGGAGATGTTTTAATGGTTCGTCCAGTTAACTCTGAAATATCAgttaacactttttttaaattgcttaaTGATAATAAGAATATGAAACTAAGTCCTACCACAATACTGAATGTGACACAATGCAGTGATGACATGCCTATACCTTACAATTTGAGCAaacaatttactttatatCAATGTGCTAAATACTATTgggatttaaat ATTATAccaaataggtatacatttcaaTTGTTGTCATACTTCACGGACAATGAATTAGAAAAAGAAAAGCTGAAGGAATTTACCACTCCTGAAGGACAAGAAGAACTATACAGCTATTGTAATCGCCCAAGAAGAACTATTCTGGAAGTATTGGCTGATTTTCCTCATGCAACAGCTAATTTATCTTTAGAATacctttttgaaattttttctcCAATACGCCCAAGAGCCTTTTCAATTGCATCAGCACCATCA gtacacaaaaatgaaatacatttacttGTTGCTGTTGTTACGTACAAGACAAAATTACTGGCTAAACGAATTGGCTTATGTTCTACATGGCTCGCTAGTTTAAACATTGGTGATAAAATTCCAGTTTGGATTCAGAAAGGAACTTTTCAGTTTCCATATAgtcaa tcatgTAATGTTATAATGATCGGACCTGGTACTGGAGTAGCACCATTTCGAAGTTTTGTGCATGAAGCTGTAACTAATAAATGTGGCAATGCAAAAACATTACACTTGTATTTTGGAGCTAGAAATAGATTGAAAGATTTTCATTGTGTTAATGATTGGGAAAAACTAGTAGCAGATAAAAAACTATCACTGTTTACTGCATTTTCAAGAGATCAAgatcataaaat ttatgtACAGCACATTTTAGAACAAAATGAagaagaattatttaaattactttctaATAAAGAATGTTATGTATTTGTTGCTGGAAATGCAAAAGACATGCCAACtgcagttaaaaatgtatttataaatatacttacaaaaaataaacatttaaatactatagataTGATGGAAACTAAAGGATTTTATCAAACTGAAACCTGgagttaa
- the LOC114130477 gene encoding isocitrate dehydrogenase [NAD] subunit beta, mitochondrial translates to MSILKNGMKLLMNRSAQNALGNKCLHTPSSLDTAKTVNIKSPIARAFASSELNEDKYSNMPAERITCTLIPGDGVYPELMNSVQTVLKAIGAPIDFETILFSEVQHSSSAQVEDVIKSINRNRICLMGALMSPDVSYSGELQNLHMKLRKGLDLYSNVVHVVSWPGVASRHKNIDMVIIRELTEGEYSALEHESVDGVVECLKIVTASKSQRIAKFAFDYAIRNKRERVTCVHKANIMKLGDGLFLKSCSEIKQLYPSVNFEAMIVDNCTMQMVSNPQQFDILVMPNLYGNILDNLAAGLVGGAGVVASSSFSPECAVFEPGARHVFQTAVGKNIANPTAMLMCASKMLRHVNLQHYSESIRTAIREVLAAGKVRTRDLGGSSSTHEFTDAVIKAIV, encoded by the exons atgtcaattcttaaaaatggAATGAAACTACTGATGAACAGA tcaGCTCAAAATGCATTGGGAAATAAATGTCTCCATACTCCATCGTCATTG GACACGGCTAAAACCGTTAACATCAAGTCACCGATTGCTAGGGCGTTTGCTTCTAGTGAACTAAATgag GATAAATATTCCAACATGCCAGCTGAACGAATAACATGCACATTAATTCCGGGTGATGGAGTTTATCCTGAATTGATGAATTCTGTTCAAACTGTACTGAAAGCAATTGGAGCCCCTATTGATTTtgaaaccatattattttcagaagTACAACATTCTAGCAGTGCTCAAGTTGAAGATGTTATCAAATCAATTAATCGCAATAGAATTTGTTTGATG ggtGCATTAATGAGTCCTGATGTTAGCTATTCTGGAGAACTTCAAAATTTACATATGAAACTCAGGAAAGGTTTAGATTTGTATTCTAATGTTGTTCATGTAGTTTCATGGCCGGGAGTTGCTTctagacataaaaatatagacatGGTAATTATTCGTGAACTTACAGAAGGAGAATATTCAGCCCTTGAACATGAATCAGTTgat ggTGTGGTTgagtgtttaaaaattgttactgCTTCAAAATCTCAAAGAATAGCAAAATTTGCTTTTGATTATGCCATAAGAAACAAACGTGAGCGTGTTACATGTGTTCATAAAGCTAACATTATGAAACTTGGAGATGgcttgtttttaaaaagttgttcAGAG ATCAAACAACTATATCCCAGTGTCAACTTTGAAGCTATGATTGTTGATAACTGTACTATGCAAATGGTATCCAATCCTCAACAGTTTGATATTCTAGTTATGCCCAATTTATACGGAAACATATTAGACAACTTGGCAGCTGGTTTAGTAGGTGGAGCAGGTGTTGTTGCTAGCTCATCTTTCAGTCCTGAATGCGCTGTATTTGAACCA GGTGCAAGACACGTATTCCAAACTGctgttggtaaaaatattgctAATCCGACTGCGATGTTGATGTGTGCATCTAAAATGTTAAGACATGTTAATCTACAACATTATAGTGAATCCATACGAACTGCAATTAGAGAAGTACTTGCTGCTGGAAAA gtAAGAACGAGAGATTTAGGTGGTTCAAGCAGCACTCACGAGTTTACTGACGCAGTTATTAAAgctattgtttaa
- the LOC114130467 gene encoding WD repeat-containing protein 91 isoform X1: MPHMQHIDELIREYFLFRGFTNALKWFDVDVKLDKDKGFRVDKLVEQILQLVYSYDLSTIRELWSHFENKLFSKLDQDISYAVKKLENSLLKFYLIHALTNNRSDKVNEFLTKMTNDLQLQNEWKDWFMLPYLKNIEDNPLFAIYFTKQWQDSFFISLHNFLSIVYQIIPRPSLCNYEDDANKIRRLQDEIDTLKQKLTDGVTQPKYNTVSGSFHTQPLDIIDDFYTVSQETLKNTNTDTSMKSLRSLIRTIGGLPTSPILGKQVNMKRISQPIPTPTATSTINSDMGYKKHVGTNSKLSTSLSTSPSSYIMIKPGNTSESSRRTVSKRSISLERDSTRSRGPRDASLDNLDKRQHKVPPFLLLSQESFNEHKTKITQCWFNMSGSLISSTDADGFLKIWSAAPSPKVIGSTNLKKVVYSLDWFKTNDRYTLLGCDDCSIILYDAKEMKTSWELNPFKQSTNLKIQCVKCGPSDSTFVCSLVSKDNNKLLLYDVKTKKIERQLILGNDDVAVTCCAYNHNGQLLYAGCADGSVRTVDLRHSEIVDRWTPHTDRLMRLQLSPDHNDCYTLGADNKICRTSMNGNKQSCVWEVNIKKDNPLQPNAFMSQAFTLDQSGGYMLLCHSQNNGGNIYKITSTGLNAVLSLKEHQSIPVVCDWSSLNQCGTCVTGSDDGTLCISTLLTP, encoded by the exons ATGCCTCATATGCAACACATAGATGAGTTGATcagagaatattttttatttcgagGATTTACAAACGCATTAAAATGGTTTGATGTTGATGTGAAACTAGATAAAGATAAAGGATTTAGA GTGGATAAACTAGTTGAACAAATATTGCAATTAGTGTATTCCTATGACTTGTCTACAATTAGAGAACTTTGGtcacattttgaaaataaattattttcgaaaCTAGATCAAGACATATCATAtg ctgtaaaaaaattggaaaatagtTTGCTCAAATTTTACCTTATACATGCATTAACTAACAACCGTTCAGACAAAGTAAACGAGTTCCTAACCAAAATGACCAACGATCTACAATTACAAAATGAATGGAAAGATTGGTTca tgttgccatacttgaaaaatattgaagataaTCCATTGTTTGCTATATACTTCACCAAACAGTGGCAAGATTCATTTTTTAtctctttacataattttctcTCCATTGTTTATCAA ATTATTCCAAGACCTAGTTTGTGCAATTATGAAGATGATGCAAACAAAATTCGCCGACTTCAAGATGAAATTGATACCCTTAAACAAAAACTTACTGATGGAGTTACTCAACCTAAATACAACACAGTCAGTGGATCATTTCATACTCAACCATTAGATATAATTGATGATTTCTACACAGTGTCtca ggaAACATTAAAGAACACTAACACTGATACATCCATGAAATCCTTGAGATCACTTATCAGAACTATCGGTGGATTGCCTACAAGTCCAATACTTGGTAAACAAGTTAACATGAAGCGTATATCTCAACCGATTCCTACTCCAACTGCTACTTCTACTATTAATAGTg ATATGGgttataaaaaacatgttgGAACCAATTCAAAACTCAGTACAAGCTTATCAACTTCTCCTTCATCTTACATTATGATTAAGCCTGGAAATACTAG tgaaaGTAGCCGTAGAACTGTATCAAAGCGATCAATATCTTTAGAACGCGATTCTACTAGAAGTAGAGGTCCTCGGGATGCCAGTTTAGATAATTTAGACAAAAGACAACACAAAGTCCCCCCATTCCTTTTGCTTAGccag GAATCCTTTAATGAACATAAAACAAAGATTACTCAATGTTGGTTTAACATGTCTGGTTCACTTATATCTAGCACAGATGCTGAtggttttttgaaaatttggtcaGCTGCTCCATCACCAAA agtGATTGGATCAACTAACTTGAAAAAAGTTGTATACAGCTTGGATTGGTTCAAAACTAATGATCGTTATACACTGTTAGGATGCGATGActgttcaataattttgtatgatgCTAAAGAAATGAAAACCTCTTGGGAACTGAATCCATTTAAACAATcaacaaatttgaaaatacaatgTGTTAAATGTGGTCCTTCTGATTCTACATTTGTTTGTTCACTTGTTTCTAAagacaacaataaattacttttatatgatgtcaaaacaaaaaaaattgaa AGACAACTCATACTGGGAAACGATGATGTAGCTGTTACATGTTGTGCTTATAATCATAATGGTCAATTGTTATACGCGGGATGTGCTGATGGATCAGTACGTACAGTTGATCTCAGACATAGTGAAATTGTTGATCGTTGGACCCCACATACCGATCGTTTGATGCGTCTACAATTATCTCCTGATCATAATGATTGCTACACATTAGGAGCTGATAACAAA ATTTGTCGCACTAGTATGAATGGTAATAAACAGTCGTGTGTATGGGaagtgaatattaaaaaagataatcCACTCCAACCTAATGCATTTATGAGTCAAGCATTTACATTAGATCAATCTGGTGGATATATGCTTTTATGTCATAGTCAAAACAATGgaggaaatatatataaa ataacgAGTACTGGATTAAATGCTGTCTTGTCTTTAAAAGAGCATCAAAGTATTCCAGTTGTTTGTGATTGGTCATCTCTAAATCAATGCGGTACTTGTGTAACTGGTTCAGATGATGGAACTTTATGTATATCTACACTTCTGACTCcgtag
- the LOC114130467 gene encoding WD repeat-containing protein 91 isoform X2, which produces MTNDLQLQNEWKDWFMLPYLKNIEDNPLFAIYFTKQWQDSFFISLHNFLSIVYQIIPRPSLCNYEDDANKIRRLQDEIDTLKQKLTDGVTQPKYNTVSGSFHTQPLDIIDDFYTVSQETLKNTNTDTSMKSLRSLIRTIGGLPTSPILGKQVNMKRISQPIPTPTATSTINSDMGYKKHVGTNSKLSTSLSTSPSSYIMIKPGNTSESSRRTVSKRSISLERDSTRSRGPRDASLDNLDKRQHKVPPFLLLSQESFNEHKTKITQCWFNMSGSLISSTDADGFLKIWSAAPSPKVIGSTNLKKVVYSLDWFKTNDRYTLLGCDDCSIILYDAKEMKTSWELNPFKQSTNLKIQCVKCGPSDSTFVCSLVSKDNNKLLLYDVKTKKIERQLILGNDDVAVTCCAYNHNGQLLYAGCADGSVRTVDLRHSEIVDRWTPHTDRLMRLQLSPDHNDCYTLGADNKICRTSMNGNKQSCVWEVNIKKDNPLQPNAFMSQAFTLDQSGGYMLLCHSQNNGGNIYKITSTGLNAVLSLKEHQSIPVVCDWSSLNQCGTCVTGSDDGTLCISTLLTP; this is translated from the exons ATGACCAACGATCTACAATTACAAAATGAATGGAAAGATTGGTTca tgttgccatacttgaaaaatattgaagataaTCCATTGTTTGCTATATACTTCACCAAACAGTGGCAAGATTCATTTTTTAtctctttacataattttctcTCCATTGTTTATCAA ATTATTCCAAGACCTAGTTTGTGCAATTATGAAGATGATGCAAACAAAATTCGCCGACTTCAAGATGAAATTGATACCCTTAAACAAAAACTTACTGATGGAGTTACTCAACCTAAATACAACACAGTCAGTGGATCATTTCATACTCAACCATTAGATATAATTGATGATTTCTACACAGTGTCtca ggaAACATTAAAGAACACTAACACTGATACATCCATGAAATCCTTGAGATCACTTATCAGAACTATCGGTGGATTGCCTACAAGTCCAATACTTGGTAAACAAGTTAACATGAAGCGTATATCTCAACCGATTCCTACTCCAACTGCTACTTCTACTATTAATAGTg ATATGGgttataaaaaacatgttgGAACCAATTCAAAACTCAGTACAAGCTTATCAACTTCTCCTTCATCTTACATTATGATTAAGCCTGGAAATACTAG tgaaaGTAGCCGTAGAACTGTATCAAAGCGATCAATATCTTTAGAACGCGATTCTACTAGAAGTAGAGGTCCTCGGGATGCCAGTTTAGATAATTTAGACAAAAGACAACACAAAGTCCCCCCATTCCTTTTGCTTAGccag GAATCCTTTAATGAACATAAAACAAAGATTACTCAATGTTGGTTTAACATGTCTGGTTCACTTATATCTAGCACAGATGCTGAtggttttttgaaaatttggtcaGCTGCTCCATCACCAAA agtGATTGGATCAACTAACTTGAAAAAAGTTGTATACAGCTTGGATTGGTTCAAAACTAATGATCGTTATACACTGTTAGGATGCGATGActgttcaataattttgtatgatgCTAAAGAAATGAAAACCTCTTGGGAACTGAATCCATTTAAACAATcaacaaatttgaaaatacaatgTGTTAAATGTGGTCCTTCTGATTCTACATTTGTTTGTTCACTTGTTTCTAAagacaacaataaattacttttatatgatgtcaaaacaaaaaaaattgaa AGACAACTCATACTGGGAAACGATGATGTAGCTGTTACATGTTGTGCTTATAATCATAATGGTCAATTGTTATACGCGGGATGTGCTGATGGATCAGTACGTACAGTTGATCTCAGACATAGTGAAATTGTTGATCGTTGGACCCCACATACCGATCGTTTGATGCGTCTACAATTATCTCCTGATCATAATGATTGCTACACATTAGGAGCTGATAACAAA ATTTGTCGCACTAGTATGAATGGTAATAAACAGTCGTGTGTATGGGaagtgaatattaaaaaagataatcCACTCCAACCTAATGCATTTATGAGTCAAGCATTTACATTAGATCAATCTGGTGGATATATGCTTTTATGTCATAGTCAAAACAATGgaggaaatatatataaa ataacgAGTACTGGATTAAATGCTGTCTTGTCTTTAAAAGAGCATCAAAGTATTCCAGTTGTTTGTGATTGGTCATCTCTAAATCAATGCGGTACTTGTGTAACTGGTTCAGATGATGGAACTTTATGTATATCTACACTTCTGACTCcgtag
- the LOC114130468 gene encoding kanadaptin, with translation MDNEKEGPVFKVPKLFGPRPGTKKPVISEDTISNDSNVTSTTNVAENSKVSVEHKIDQPKKVPRATSQVPIPYEEPSWGGKPGDKYFLEELKSGVMLSTIQLESRSFHCFGRLNNCHVTMAHPTISRFHAVLQYRSTFSTNDENRGFYLYDLDSTHGTFLNRLRIKPKTYVKVHVGHLISFGGSTRMYLLQGPPDDEEKESELTVTELKAKRQAELEQREREQELQRLKREEEERKKMEQGVDWGMGEDANEEEDTKENPFAPKENEQLYLDDPKKTLKGWFEREGQELEYDVSEKGFGTFSCRVELPIANITGRPQIAEATISGKKKEAIAHCALEACKILDMYGLLRQSTHESRKRKEKNWEEEDFYDSDDDNFLDRTGDIDVKRKKRMKKFGKTAETVDTYETLMEKHKLLISDLKHIKSKLNRLTKNVTKEYGETNDEDSLESYMSDLRNYKTVDKVEIKRLKIKMNELQEEEEKLRKIINIVRPTTLPELTKPQIEHVPKVEQVVKVNPKNDDPSPLISTMPKEVKKIDSTIKPNVEKKKEVINKEKNDLNEAEEKVLKELKEAEKRQKQLEKKDKKIIAKTLEKDVIEDFGNMIWKPPADQTGDGRTSLNEKYGY, from the exons ATGGACAACGAAAAAGAAGGACCTGTGTTTAAAGTGCCTAAGTTATTTGGTCCCAGACCTGGCACCAAAAAACCAGTAATAAGTGAGGACACCATCAGCAACGACAGCAATGTGACATCGACAACAAATGTAGCAGAAAATTCTAAAGTTAGTGTTGAACATAAAATAGACCAACCAAAAAAAGTACCCAGGGCAACTTCTCAAGTTCCTATCCCATACGAAGAACCATCATGGGGTGGGAAGCCtggagataaatattttttggag gAGTTAAAATCTGGCGTAATGTTAAGTACAATACAACTAGAAAGTCGATCATTTCATTGCTTTGGACGTTTGAATAATTGCCATGTCACAATGGCACATCCAACAATTTCACGTTTTCATGCAGTCCTACAATATCGTTCAACTTTTTCTACCAACGATGAAAATAGagggttttatttatatgacttGGATAGTACACATGGAACATTCTTAAATCGTTTAAGAATTAAGCCTAAAACTTATGTAAAAGTTCat gtTGGCCATTTGATTAGTTTTGGTGGTAGTACTAGAATGTATTTGTTACAAGGCCCCCCAGATGACGAAGAAAAAGAATCTGAATTAACTGTTACTGAATTAAAAGCTAAACGGCAAGCAGAACTTGAACAAAGAGAAAGAGAACAAGAGTTGCAAAGACTAAAAAGGGAAGaagaagaaagaaaaaaaatggaacAGGGTGTTGATTGGGGAATgg gagAAGATGCAAATGAAGAAGAAGATACCAAAGAAAATCCTTTTGCTCCTAAAGAAAACGAGCAATTATATTTGGATGATcctaaaaaaacattgaaaggTTGGTTTGAAAGAGAGGGGCAAGAATTGGAGTATGATGTATCAGAAAAAGGATTTGGAACATTTTCATGTCGTGTAga attaccAATAGCAAACATTACAGGAAGACCACAAATTGCTGAAGCTACAATAagcggtaaaaaaaaagaagcaatTGCACATTGTGCACTGGAAGCATGTAAAATTTTAGATATGTATGGACTTTTAAGACAATCTACACATG AAAGTAGAAAACGCAAAGAAAAGAATTGGGAAGAGGAAGACTTTTATGACAGCGATGATGATAATTTCTTAGATCGTACAGGAGATATTGATGTAAAGCgtaaaaaaagaatgaaaaaatttGGTAAAACTGCTGAAACTGTTGATACTTATGAAACATTA atggagAAACATAAACTTTTGATTTCTGATCTTAAAcacattaaaagtaaattaaacagattaactaaaaatgttactaaAGAGTATGGTGAAACTAATGATGAAGACTCTTTAGAGTCTTATATGTCTGatcttagaaattataaaactgttgATAAAGTTGAGATCAAAAGATTGAAA attaaaatgaatgaattacaagaagaagaagaaaaattgagaaaaattattaatattgtacgaCCAACTACTTTACCAGAATTAACAAAACCTCAGATAGAACATGTACCTAAAGTAGAACAAGTAGTCAAAGTAAATCCAAAAAATGATGATCCATCACCTTTAATTTCAACAATGCCAAAAGAagtcaaaaaaattgattcaacTATAAAACccaatgttgaaaaaaaaaaagaagtcataaataaagaaaaaaacgacTTAAATGAAGCAGAAG aaaaagtgTTAAAAGAATTGAAAGAAGCAGAAAAGAGACAAAAACAGTTGgagaaaaaagataaaaag ATAATTGCTAAAACTTTGGAGAAAGACGTAATAGAAGATTTTGGAAACATGATTTGGAAACCACCAGCTGATCAAACCGGGGACGGACGAACTAgtctaaatgaaaaatatggttattga
- the LOC114130470 gene encoding E3 ubiquitin-protein ligase RNF113A produces MSIEFKKRKVIQNRRRRTTSDSENSDDETAVVQNEKRHRKSNPFIQSTSNKKLKASELIHDSSESDNEAVGVSYRSKMDTDMSGPKDMGATATIEIDTELDKDAQAIYERSLQVNKELKGKEDDKVYRGLANYTQYYEKKDTALGNASSGMVRKGPIRAPANLRSTVRWDYQPDICKDYKETGFCGFGDSCKFLHDRSDYKFGWQLEMESSQQCDSDDDDPSKYEIKENDDDFLPFKCLICRGSYVNPVMTKCKHYFCEKCALAHFKKSTKCFVCEKQTGGFFDPATVIIERLNAANTDLIHQCNSDEESD; encoded by the coding sequence atgtcaatcgaatttaaaaaacgtaaagttattcaaaatcGACGTAGACGAACTACATCTGATAGTGAAAACAGTGATGATGAAACTGCTGTCGTTCAAAATGAAAAACGTCATAGAAAATCAAATCCATTTATACAAAGTACATCAAACAAAAAGCTCAAAGCATCTGAACTAATACATGATTCTTCGGAGAGTGATAATGAAGCTGTAGGTGTTTCATATCGTTCTAAAATGGACACCGACATGAGTGGACCTAAAGATATGGGCGCAACAGCAACAATTGAAATTGACACTGAACTTGACAAAGATGCTCAAGCTATCTATGAACGTTCTTTACAAGTAAATAAAGAACTTAAAGGTAAAGAAGATGACAAGGTTTATAGAGGTTTAGCGAATTATACTCAATATTATGAGAAAAAAGATACAGCATTAGGTAATGCATCTAGTGGAATGGTACGCAAAGGACCCATAAGAGCACCAGCCAATTTACGTTCTACTGTTCGTTGGGATTATCAACCTGACATTTGTAAAGATTATAAAGAAACTGGTTTTTGTGGTTTTGGTGACAGTTGTAAATTCTTACATGATCGTTCAGACTATAAATTTGGGTGGCAATTAGAAATGGAATCTTCACAACAATGTGATTCAGATGATGATGATCCATCAAAGTatgaaattaaagaaaatgatGATGATTTCCTGccttttaaatgtttgatttgtCGAGGGTCTTATGTTAATCCTGTGATgacaaaatgtaaacattatttCTGTGAAAAGTGTGCATTAGCTCATTTTAAGAAGAGCactaaatgttttgtttgtgAGAAACAAACTGGAGGATTTTTTGATCCAGCTACAGTTATTATCGAAAGACTTAATGCAGCTAATACAGACTTAATACATCAATGTAATTCAGATGAAGAATCGGATTAA
- the LOC114130473 gene encoding small integral membrane protein 8 encodes MKDRQTAPGDGIRSLKTSRVFRIINFELYSKPNKVIMALGLVSISFTFGYLVYMRHQYEKMGYYPAVAEDGRHEVYKQRQSKWD; translated from the exons ATGAAAGATCGGCAAACCGCACCAGGAGATGGTATTAGATCTCTAAAAACTTCCAGAGTGTTTCGGATCATCAACTTTGAACTCTACTCTAAAccg aataagGTGATCATGGCATTAGGACTTGTATCAATATCATTCACTTTTGGATATTTGGTATATATGAGACACCAATATGAAAAAATGGGATATTACCCAGCTGTTGCTGAAGATGGCCGTCATGAAGTATATAAACAAAGACAATCCAAATGGGattga